AAGTGGACTGACGAACAACTGAAGGAGCTGAAGGCTCTTGGGTTCACGGACGACGAACTCAAGGAGCTTGAGGATTCCGGCGTAACATTCGACCAGGCGAAAGCGCTAGGCGAAAAGGTGCAGGCTGAAGCCAGACAATTGGCTGAAGAATCAGCCCGCACGCGCAAAATGAGGGATACCGCCGCAAAGGTGGTTGACCGCAAGCGCCGGGAAATCGAAGCTGACGAGCAGAAGGCGGCGGAAGTCACGAAGGCGCTCACGGATTCGAAGGCCATGCGCGGCACTTTCGAGGTCATGAAGGTTGACGCGGTCGCCAATGAGGTCGAAAAGATGCGCGAGCTCGGAATCGACTACGAGAAAGCAGGGCTGCTGCGACCGCTTAAGCCGAATGTACCGCTCGAAATCCGTCGCAATCTCGGCCCTTATACCGAAGAGGAAAAGGCCGGCCTGATTCTCGCCGGTAGATTGTTTAAAGCAATCAAAGAGAAGCGGTATGCCGAGGTCGAACGAATAAACGACGTAATAAACGCTGACCGCGACGAGCGCCAGAAGGCACTCACATCGACCGTTTCCGGCTCACCTTACCTGACCCCGGTCGGATACGAAGCGGCCGTAATTCGCTTGCGTGATGAGTTCAGCCCGTATTTCGCACTGGTCAACCGTATTCCCGTACAAACACCGACCGGCAAGATGCCCTACGAGAGCGCGCTTGGCACCGCCTATTGGGCAGCCGAAGCGAACGCCATCACGGCGGGCGATCCTACGCTTGCGCAGCTCGCGTGGTCGATCAGCACACTTGGGGCGATCACAATCTGGAGCGATTACTTGGATTCGGCCGGCCTGATCGACATCGGGCAGTACATCGCTGAAAACCACGGGCGGCGATTCGCACTTTCGCTCTGGGACAAGCTGA
This DNA window, taken from bacterium, encodes the following:
- a CDS encoding phage major capsid protein — protein: MKWTDEQLKELKALGFTDDELKELEDSGVTFDQAKALGEKVQAEARQLAEESARTRKMRDTAAKVVDRKRREIEADEQKAAEVTKALTDSKAMRGTFEVMKVDAVANEVEKMRELGIDYEKAGLLRPLKPNVPLEIRRNLGPYTEEEKAGLILAGRLFKAIKEKRYAEVERINDVINADRDERQKALTSTVSGSPYLTPVGYEAAVIRLRDEFSPYFALVNRIPVQTPTGKMPYESALGTAYWAAEANAITAGDPTLAQLAWSISTLGAITIWSDYLDSAGLIDIGQYIAENHGRRFALSLWDKLITGTGTNQPKGLNAETITQTAAQAGTNLAATDIINFVYALPAPYRANSVILANDASLKLVRNLRATGGEFLWGSGLVLGQPPTIDGHPVYSNSYIAANTAGARKMYIFDPSFYRHFEMEGITVELATEYAASTDLFATGQVALKTTMLCDAKLAFVGAAATLTGVK